The following coding sequences are from one Paracoccus alcaliphilus window:
- a CDS encoding glucan biosynthesis protein: MIPPIGLAHAQQADFQPEYGEAQDFSFETLTERARDLAQNDYAAPTVQQADILEAIDYDAHWRIAFRKEATVEVGDIPVQFFHLGTYFRNPVKMSVVENGEAREVLYDRDFFDMPEDSPARNLSDNAGFAGFRLMDEGLQSDWISFLGASYFRTSGPFNQYGMSARGLAIDSGMPKPEEFPNFTEFYIENAPEDDSESDVIIYALLDSPSVTGAYEMKIRDGEDGDGQKMEIASRLFFRDAVERLGVAPLTSMYWYSETNRVLGFDWRPEVHDADGLKIISDSGERLWRPLNNPDRVMTSSFVSENPRGFGLLQRDRKFENYEDDGVFYDKRASVWIEPRGDWGAGQVQLIEIPTDDEIYDNIVAFWNPADAPQPGDELSFDYALHWVDDAPDDSELARTVATRIGAGGVPGQPRPDGHLKIVVDFQGWELSGLGQDEGVEPEITVPEGVTLEQAYALPVVGTDRWRLVFDISAEGVETADIRAYLSRDGAPLTETWLGQVHPVQFDAARPGHRSAEPAQETAAE; the protein is encoded by the coding sequence ATGATCCCGCCCATCGGGCTTGCCCATGCCCAGCAGGCGGATTTCCAGCCCGAATATGGCGAGGCGCAGGATTTCTCGTTCGAGACCTTGACCGAACGCGCCCGCGATCTGGCCCAAAACGACTATGCCGCGCCCACGGTCCAGCAGGCCGATATCCTTGAGGCGATCGATTACGACGCCCATTGGCGCATCGCCTTCCGCAAGGAGGCCACCGTCGAAGTCGGCGACATCCCCGTGCAGTTCTTCCACCTTGGCACCTATTTCCGCAATCCGGTAAAAATGAGCGTGGTCGAGAACGGAGAGGCCCGCGAGGTCCTCTATGATCGCGATTTCTTTGACATGCCCGAGGACAGCCCGGCGCGGAACCTGTCGGACAATGCCGGGTTTGCCGGTTTCCGGCTGATGGACGAAGGCCTGCAAAGCGACTGGATCAGCTTTCTGGGCGCGTCCTATTTCCGCACCTCGGGGCCGTTCAACCAATACGGCATGTCGGCGCGCGGGCTTGCGATCGATTCCGGCATGCCGAAACCCGAGGAATTCCCGAACTTTACCGAGTTCTATATCGAGAACGCGCCCGAGGATGACAGCGAATCCGACGTGATCATCTATGCGCTACTCGACAGCCCCTCTGTCACCGGCGCCTATGAGATGAAGATCCGCGACGGCGAGGATGGCGACGGCCAGAAGATGGAGATCGCCTCGCGCCTGTTCTTCCGCGATGCGGTCGAGCGTCTGGGCGTGGCGCCGCTGACCTCGATGTATTGGTATTCCGAGACCAACCGGGTGCTGGGCTTCGACTGGCGCCCCGAGGTTCACGACGCCGACGGCCTGAAGATCATCAGCGACAGCGGCGAAAGGCTGTGGCGACCGCTGAACAACCCCGACCGCGTCATGACCTCCAGCTTCGTCAGCGAAAACCCGCGCGGCTTTGGCCTGCTGCAACGCGACCGCAAATTCGAGAATTACGAGGATGACGGGGTTTTCTATGACAAGCGCGCCTCGGTCTGGATCGAGCCGCGCGGCGATTGGGGTGCCGGTCAGGTGCAGCTGATCGAGATTCCGACCGACGACGAGATCTATGACAATATCGTCGCCTTCTGGAACCCCGCCGATGCGCCGCAACCGGGCGACGAGCTCAGCTTCGATTACGCGCTGCACTGGGTGGACGACGCCCCCGACGACAGCGAGCTGGCGCGCACCGTCGCCACCCGGATCGGCGCGGGCGGCGTGCCGGGCCAGCCGCGCCCCGATGGCCATCTGAAGATCGTCGTCGATTTTCAGGGCTGGGAACTGTCCGGTCTGGGTCAGGATGAGGGGGTCGAGCCAGAAATCACCGTGCCCGAGGGCGTGACGCTGGAACAGGCCTATGCCCTGCCCGTCGTCGGAACCGATCGCTGGCGTCTGGTCTTTGACATTTCAGCCGAAGGGGTCGAGACCGCCGATATCCGCGCCTATCTGTCGCGCGACGGTGCGCCGCTGACCGAAACATGGCTGGGGCAGGTTCATCCGGTGCAGTTCGACGCCGCCCGCCCCGGCCATCGCAGCGCCGAACCAGCGCAGGAAACCGCCGCCGAATAG
- the folE2 gene encoding GTP cyclohydrolase FolE2, whose amino-acid sequence MMKTRRPVFRRGGGSPISDVAYGEENACMTEARPLVPAYPALIREYDADFQVDPAYKDDLPDLQNGPASLIVGARAPIQHVGISNFRLPIRYQTRDGGELTLETSVTGTVSLEADRKGINMSRIMRSFYGHSEHLFSLKVLEAALDDYKSDLDAFDARIQMRFSYPIRVDSLRSGLSGWQYYDIAQEVLEHQGHRLRIMHFDYVYSSTCPCSLELSEHAREVRGRLATPHSQRSVARISAVMLGPEKVWFEDMVDMCRRAVPTETQVMVKREDEQAFAELNASNPIFVEDAVRAFAKELQEDSRIGDFRVIASHQESLHSHDAVSLLTEGPTFVQSSLDPMTFAGLRA is encoded by the coding sequence ATGATGAAAACCCGCCGCCCTGTCTTTAGAAGAGGGGGCGGCAGTCCTATATCTGACGTCGCATACGGCGAGGAGAACGCTTGCATGACCGAAGCCCGTCCGCTTGTCCCGGCCTATCCGGCGCTGATCCGCGAATATGATGCGGATTTTCAGGTCGATCCCGCCTATAAGGACGATCTGCCCGATCTGCAGAACGGTCCGGCCAGCCTGATCGTCGGTGCCCGCGCGCCGATCCAGCATGTCGGCATCTCGAATTTCCGCCTGCCGATCCGCTATCAGACGCGCGACGGCGGCGAGTTGACGCTGGAAACCAGCGTGACCGGCACCGTCAGCCTCGAGGCCGACCGCAAGGGCATCAACATGTCCCGCATCATGCGCTCTTTCTATGGCCATTCGGAACATCTGTTCAGCCTGAAGGTGCTGGAGGCGGCGCTGGACGATTACAAATCCGATCTGGACGCTTTCGATGCGCGGATCCAGATGCGGTTTTCCTATCCGATCCGGGTGGATTCGCTGCGTTCCGGCCTGTCGGGCTGGCAATATTACGACATCGCGCAAGAGGTGCTGGAACATCAGGGCCACCGCTTGCGGATCATGCATTTCGATTACGTCTATTCCTCGACCTGCCCCTGTTCGCTGGAACTGTCCGAACATGCGCGAGAGGTCCGGGGCAGGCTGGCCACGCCGCATTCGCAGCGTTCGGTCGCACGGATTTCGGCGGTGATGCTGGGTCCGGAAAAGGTCTGGTTCGAGGATATGGTGGATATGTGCCGCCGCGCCGTGCCGACCGAGACGCAGGTGATGGTCAAGCGCGAGGACGAGCAGGCCTTCGCGGAACTGAACGCCTCGAACCCGATCTTCGTCGAGGATGCGGTGCGTGCCTTCGCCAAGGAATTGCAGGAGGATTCGCGGATCGGCGATTTCCGCGTCATCGCCAGCCATCAGGAATCGCTGCATTCCCATGACGCCGTCAGCCTGCTGACCGAGGGGCCGACATTCGTGCAATCCTCGCTGGACCCGATGACCTTTGCCGGGCTGCGCGCCTGA
- the metZ gene encoding O-succinylhomoserine sulfhydrylase translates to MSDTSAKGLHPRTRAVHHGTRRSQYGEMAEAIFLTQGFVYDSAEQAEARFQKSGPDEFIYARYGNPTSRMFEDRIAALEGTEDAFATASGMAAVNGALFSLCSPGDHIVAARALFGSCLYVLELLTKFGVEVSYVDGTDLDQWQAAIRPGTKAVFFETMSNPTLEVIDMKAVADLAHAAGALVVADNVFTTPVFSRAAELGADIVVYSATKHIDGGGRALAGVICGTRDFIRGTAEPYLKHTGGAISPFHAWIMLNGLVTMDLRVRAQADSAAAIASALQGHPGLEKVIYPGLPDHPQHALTMAQMGSGGTMIAFEVAGGKDAAFRMQDRLEIINISNNLGDAKTIITHPATTTHQRLSEENRAHLGITPGLLRLSVGLEDAQDLINDLRQALDS, encoded by the coding sequence ATGAGCGATACGTCTGCCAAGGGTCTTCATCCGCGCACCCGCGCCGTCCATCACGGTACCCGCCGCAGCCAGTACGGAGAGATGGCCGAGGCGATCTTTCTGACGCAGGGCTTCGTCTATGACAGCGCCGAACAGGCCGAGGCGCGGTTCCAGAAATCCGGGCCGGACGAATTCATCTATGCCCGTTATGGCAACCCCACCAGCCGCATGTTCGAGGATCGGATCGCCGCGCTGGAAGGGACCGAGGATGCCTTTGCCACGGCCAGCGGCATGGCGGCGGTCAATGGCGCGCTGTTTTCGCTGTGCAGTCCGGGCGATCACATCGTGGCTGCGCGCGCGCTGTTCGGATCGTGCCTCTATGTGCTGGAACTGCTGACGAAATTCGGGGTCGAGGTGTCATATGTGGACGGCACCGATCTGGATCAGTGGCAGGCCGCGATCCGGCCCGGCACCAAAGCGGTGTTCTTCGAGACCATGTCGAACCCCACGCTGGAGGTGATCGACATGAAGGCGGTCGCCGATCTGGCCCATGCGGCGGGCGCGCTGGTCGTGGCCGATAACGTCTTTACCACGCCGGTCTTTTCGCGGGCGGCGGAACTGGGCGCGGATATCGTCGTCTATTCCGCCACCAAGCATATCGACGGGGGCGGGCGGGCGCTGGCCGGGGTGATCTGCGGCACGCGCGATTTCATTCGCGGCACGGCTGAACCCTATCTGAAACATACCGGCGGCGCGATCAGCCCGTTTCATGCCTGGATCATGCTGAACGGGCTGGTGACGATGGACCTGCGGGTCCGCGCGCAGGCTGACAGCGCGGCGGCCATCGCCAGCGCCTTGCAGGGTCATCCCGGGTTGGAAAAGGTGATCTATCCGGGGCTGCCCGACCATCCGCAGCACGCGCTGACCATGGCGCAGATGGGCTCGGGCGGGACCATGATCGCGTTCGAGGTCGCGGGTGGCAAGGATGCCGCCTTCCGCATGCAGGACCGGTTGGAGATCATCAATATCTCGAACAATCTGGGTGATGCGAAAACCATCATAACCCATCCCGCCACCACCACCCATCAGCGGCTGAGCGAGGAGAACCGGGCGCATCTGGGCATCACCCCGGGGCTTCTGCGGCTGTCGGTCGGGCTGGAGGATGCGCAGGACCTGATAAACGACCTGCGTCAGGCACTGGACAGCTGA
- a CDS encoding sigma-54-dependent transcriptional regulator — translation MSRKLKIAIVDDEPDMRESISQWLVLSGFETETYASAEDALKVIGPDWPGIVVSDIRMPGMDGIAFLKRLMSIDSGLPVILITGHGDVPMAVEAMRLGAMDFMEKPFNPERMSQLAKKATQARRMTLDNRALRRDLSEGQQVMSKLIGTSPVMDRLREDILDLGQADGHVLIDGETGTGKTLVAHALHAVGPRASKKFVPVSCAAYNDEALTARLFGPIEEGLPAVEEARGGTLCLEDIEALSEALQARLLAFISDQGAPAETRIIAISNARAEGRKAEDSLRPDLFYRLSALKITLPPLRARGEDILALFTRMSEQFSDEYGCEPPQVSAQEAAQLLQAPWPGNIRQLINVAERAVLQNRRGSGSIASLLMADGEDNQQATTTEGKPLKEYVESFEKMLIDNTMRRHKGSIANVMEELCLPRRTLNEKMAKYGLQRSDYL, via the coding sequence ATGTCGCGCAAGTTGAAGATCGCTATCGTTGACGACGAGCCGGATATGCGCGAGTCGATCAGCCAGTGGCTGGTCCTGTCGGGATTCGAGACAGAGACCTATGCCAGCGCCGAAGATGCGCTGAAGGTGATCGGCCCCGACTGGCCCGGCATCGTCGTCTCGGACATCCGCATGCCGGGGATGGACGGGATCGCGTTTCTCAAACGGCTGATGAGCATCGATTCCGGTCTGCCGGTGATCCTGATCACCGGGCATGGCGATGTGCCGATGGCGGTCGAGGCGATGCGCCTTGGCGCCATGGATTTCATGGAAAAGCCGTTCAACCCCGAACGGATGAGCCAGCTTGCCAAGAAGGCGACGCAGGCGCGGCGGATGACCCTGGACAACCGGGCCCTGCGCCGCGACCTGTCCGAGGGTCAGCAGGTCATGTCCAAGCTGATCGGCACCAGCCCGGTGATGGATCGCCTGCGCGAGGATATTCTGGATCTGGGGCAGGCCGACGGCCACGTCCTGATCGACGGCGAAACCGGCACCGGCAAGACGCTGGTGGCCCATGCGCTGCATGCCGTGGGGCCGCGTGCGTCCAAGAAATTCGTGCCGGTTTCCTGCGCGGCCTATAATGACGAGGCGCTGACCGCGCGGCTGTTCGGCCCCATCGAAGAGGGGCTGCCCGCCGTCGAGGAAGCCCGTGGCGGCACCCTGTGCCTCGAGGATATCGAGGCGCTGTCCGAAGCCCTGCAAGCGCGTCTGCTGGCCTTCATCAGCGATCAGGGTGCGCCGGCCGAAACCCGGATCATCGCCATTTCCAACGCCCGCGCCGAAGGCCGCAAGGCCGAGGATTCGCTGCGTCCCGACCTGTTCTATCGCCTGTCGGCGCTGAAGATCACCCTGCCGCCGCTGCGCGCGCGCGGAGAGGATATTCTGGCGCTGTTCACGCGGATGTCGGAACAGTTCTCGGACGAATATGGCTGCGAGCCACCGCAGGTCTCGGCGCAAGAGGCCGCGCAGCTGTTGCAGGCGCCGTGGCCGGGCAATATCCGCCAGCTGATCAACGTGGCCGAACGTGCCGTGCTGCAAAACCGTCGCGGTTCCGGCTCGATCGCGTCGCTGCTGATGGCGGATGGCGAGGACAACCAGCAGGCCACCACGACCGAGGGCAAGCCGCTCAAGGAATATGTCGAAAGCTTCGAGAAGATGCTGATCGACAATACCATGCGCCGCCACAAGGGCAGCATCGCCAATGTCATGGAGGAACTGTGCCTGCCGCGCCGGACCCTGAACGAGAAGATGGCGAAATACGGGTTGCAGCGCAGCGATTACTTGTAA
- a CDS encoding sensor histidine kinase, giving the protein MRSGLALFFLLAAGATWTTNAWLTERFSENTRVRAELRLALYSGNLISDLQRTSVVPLLLARDPALIGSLNSNEFSTTSARLIAAQKEIGAASIRLLDASGRTVGSTDRYQIGKTQVTAPYFVDALRSRDTVFTVYNHGSGSYEFTYSRAVISDGRTLGVIVVSADLTQLERSWSGISDAVAVLDSAGEIILATEARWRGLTLPEALAVRSAPSAIQRAFQVTADWTNSPADAYVHGRAVMQSEARMPFRGWRMVGFTTYDSIRARVNAVLALEIMGFAVLLAAAFYLLSRRARMQSEAYMRESADLRELNMRLTAEIEARQRAQSELRVAEQTVQQSSKLAALGEMSAGVSHELNQPLAAMKTYLAGARLLLQRGRSEEALSSFQRIDDLIERMGAITRQLKSYARKGGEAVEPVDLRRAVSSALTMMEPQLRSRTIRINRSVPRQPVMVLADRIRLEQVIINLLRNAVDAVKDRRGAEIGITVAAGTHAYVSVHDNGPGVSDLEKLFEPFWTTKKPGEGTGLGLAISSTIVADFGGRLTAHNETAGGAVFRVELPLHRPGEPQKALAAE; this is encoded by the coding sequence CTGCGTTCGGGGCTGGCGTTGTTCTTTCTGCTGGCCGCCGGGGCGACCTGGACGACGAATGCCTGGCTGACCGAACGGTTTTCCGAGAATACCCGCGTGCGGGCCGAACTGCGGCTGGCGCTGTATTCCGGTAACCTGATCTCGGATCTGCAACGGACCTCGGTCGTGCCGCTGCTGCTGGCGCGCGATCCGGCGCTGATCGGATCGCTGAACAGCAACGAATTTTCCACCACCTCGGCCCGGCTGATCGCGGCGCAGAAGGAAATCGGCGCGGCCTCGATCCGGTTGCTGGATGCCTCGGGGCGGACGGTGGGCTCGACCGATCGCTATCAGATCGGCAAGACTCAGGTGACGGCGCCCTATTTCGTTGATGCGCTGCGTTCGCGTGATACGGTCTTTACCGTTTATAATCATGGCTCTGGATCATATGAATTCACCTATTCCCGCGCCGTGATCTCGGATGGGCGCACTTTGGGGGTGATTGTGGTCAGCGCCGATCTGACGCAGCTGGAGCGGTCGTGGTCGGGGATCTCGGACGCGGTTGCGGTGCTGGACAGCGCCGGTGAAATCATCCTTGCGACCGAGGCGCGCTGGCGTGGCCTGACCCTGCCCGAGGCGCTGGCGGTCCGTTCCGCCCCTTCGGCCATCCAGCGCGCGTTTCAGGTGACGGCCGATTGGACCAACAGCCCGGCGGATGCCTATGTCCACGGTCGCGCGGTGATGCAGAGCGAGGCCCGGATGCCGTTTCGCGGCTGGCGGATGGTCGGCTTCACCACCTATGATTCGATCCGCGCACGGGTGAATGCGGTTCTGGCGCTGGAGATCATGGGCTTTGCCGTGCTGCTGGCGGCGGCGTTCTATCTGTTGTCGCGCCGGGCGCGGATGCAGTCCGAGGCCTATATGCGCGAATCAGCCGATCTGCGCGAACTGAACATGCGCCTGACGGCTGAGATCGAGGCCCGTCAGCGCGCCCAGAGCGAATTGCGCGTGGCGGAACAGACGGTCCAGCAAAGCTCGAAACTGGCGGCGCTGGGGGAAATGTCGGCGGGCGTCAGCCACGAACTGAACCAGCCGCTGGCCGCGATGAAGACCTATCTGGCCGGGGCGCGGCTGCTGCTGCAACGCGGGCGCAGCGAAGAGGCCCTGTCCAGCTTTCAGCGCATCGACGACCTGATCGAGCGGATGGGCGCGATCACCCGGCAGCTGAAATCCTATGCCCGCAAGGGTGGCGAGGCGGTCGAGCCGGTGGACCTGCGCCGCGCGGTCTCGTCAGCGCTGACCATGATGGAGCCGCAATTGCGCAGCCGGACCATCCGCATCAACCGCTCGGTTCCGCGCCAGCCGGTGATGGTGCTGGCCGACCGGATCCGGCTGGAACAGGTGATCATCAACCTGTTGCGCAATGCCGTCGATGCGGTCAAGGACCGGCGCGGCGCGGAAATCGGCATCACGGTTGCGGCCGGAACTCACGCCTATGTGTCTGTGCATGACAATGGACCGGGTGTTTCCGATCTGGAAAAACTGTTTGAACCATTCTGGACAACGAAGAAGCCCGGCGAAGGGACCGGGCTGGGTCTGGCCATTTCCTCGACCATCGTGGCCGATTTCGGGGGACGGCTGACCGCACATAACGAAACCGCAGGTGGCGCCGTGTTCAGGGTTGAATTGCCATTGCACCGACCGGGAGAGCCTCAGAAGGCGCTGGCGGCCGAATGA
- the purQ gene encoding phosphoribosylformylglycinamidine synthase subunit PurQ, which translates to MKAAVVTFPGSNCDRDLAVALKQAGAEVSTVWHKDQDLPAGTDLVAVPGGFSFGDYLRCGAIAAQSPIAAALRDHADRGGYVLGICNGFQVLTELGLLPGALMRNQGLTFLCRPAMLNVATTDSAFTAGYDKGQQIAIPVAHHDGNYQITPEGLAELQAGDRIAFTYAPGINGSVADIAGVLSANRRVLGMMPHPERAADPALGGSDGAPLFRSLVNDLVTA; encoded by the coding sequence ATGAAAGCCGCCGTCGTCACTTTTCCCGGATCGAATTGCGACCGCGATCTTGCCGTCGCGCTGAAACAGGCGGGGGCCGAGGTCAGCACGGTCTGGCACAAGGATCAGGATTTGCCCGCGGGCACCGATCTGGTCGCGGTTCCGGGCGGCTTTTCCTTCGGCGATTACCTGCGCTGCGGGGCCATCGCCGCGCAATCGCCCATTGCGGCGGCGCTGCGCGATCATGCGGATCGTGGCGGCTATGTGCTGGGCATCTGCAACGGCTTTCAGGTGCTGACAGAACTGGGCCTGCTGCCCGGCGCGCTGATGCGCAATCAGGGTCTGACGTTCCTCTGCCGTCCGGCGATGCTGAATGTGGCCACGACCGACAGCGCCTTTACCGCCGGTTACGACAAGGGCCAGCAGATCGCCATTCCCGTGGCCCATCACGACGGCAATTACCAGATCACCCCCGAAGGGCTGGCCGAGTTGCAGGCCGGGGACCGCATCGCCTTTACCTATGCGCCCGGAATCAACGGCTCGGTCGCCGATATCGCCGGGGTGCTGTCGGCCAATCGTCGGGTGCTGGGAATGATGCCGCATCCCGAGCGCGCGGCCGATCCGGCGCTTGGCGGCAGCGATGGCGCGCCCCTGTTTCGGTCATTGGTGAACGATCTGGTGACGGCGTGA
- a CDS encoding SlyX family protein gives MDKDGLTRIRALEEALAHLTRQTEDLSEVIARQDAELARLTRRVEMLLRAAAEQQLESGNSIPLADQRPPHW, from the coding sequence ATGGACAAGGACGGGCTGACACGCATTCGCGCATTGGAAGAGGCGCTGGCGCATCTGACCCGGCAGACCGAGGATCTGAGCGAGGTGATCGCCCGCCAGGACGCCGAACTCGCGCGCCTGACACGCCGGGTAGAAATGCTTCTGCGCGCCGCTGCCGAACAGCAACTCGAATCCGGCAATTCGATCCCGCTGGCCGATCAACGCCCCCCGCATTGGTGA
- the hisS gene encoding histidine--tRNA ligase — MAKDQKKQPRPKAETPKGFRDYFGADVTERKAMLDRIAEIYHRHGFDPLETSAVETVEALGKFLPDVDRPNAGVFAWQEEAVPGGGSGDWLALRYDLTAPLARVAAQFRNDLPSPYRRYAMGPVWRNEKPGPGRFRQFYQCDADTVGSASVAADAEICGMLADALEAVGIARGDYIVRINNRKVLNGVLEAAEVREDQAEDVLRQIDKFDKVGREGVLALLTEGRKDDSGAFIDGVGLSEAQAAPVLAFLTSKGDSNSETLDNLRAAVGGSGIGAEGVEELAQIAGMLAAMGVGEDRAVIDPSIVRGLGYYTGPVFEAELTFEILDEKGRKRQFGSVAGGGRYDGLVERFTGQKVPATGVSIGVDRLLAALRAKGLAGAEDRGPVVVTVMDRDRMADYQAMAADLRAAGIRAEVYLGNPKNFGNQLKYADKRSAPVAIIQGGDEAARGVVQVKDLVLGARIARDASHEEWKSQPAQTEVARADLVAEVRRILG; from the coding sequence ATGGCGAAGGATCAGAAAAAACAGCCCCGTCCCAAGGCGGAAACGCCGAAGGGCTTTCGCGACTATTTTGGCGCGGATGTGACCGAACGCAAGGCGATGCTGGACCGTATCGCCGAAATCTATCATCGCCACGGCTTTGATCCGTTGGAAACCAGTGCCGTCGAGACGGTCGAGGCGCTGGGGAAGTTCCTGCCCGATGTGGACCGGCCCAATGCCGGGGTGTTCGCCTGGCAGGAAGAAGCGGTTCCGGGCGGCGGTTCCGGCGACTGGCTGGCGCTGCGTTATGATCTGACGGCGCCTCTGGCCCGGGTGGCGGCGCAGTTCCGCAATGACCTGCCTTCGCCTTATCGCCGCTATGCCATGGGGCCGGTCTGGCGCAACGAGAAGCCGGGACCGGGGCGGTTCCGGCAGTTCTATCAATGCGATGCGGACACCGTGGGGTCTGCGTCGGTGGCCGCCGACGCCGAGATCTGCGGGATGCTGGCCGATGCGCTGGAGGCCGTGGGCATCGCGCGTGGCGACTACATCGTTCGGATCAACAATCGCAAGGTTCTGAATGGCGTGCTGGAGGCGGCAGAGGTCCGGGAGGATCAGGCCGAGGATGTCCTGCGCCAGATCGACAAGTTCGACAAGGTTGGCCGCGAGGGCGTGCTGGCCCTGCTGACCGAGGGGCGCAAGGACGATTCAGGCGCGTTCATCGATGGCGTGGGGCTGAGCGAGGCGCAGGCGGCACCGGTTCTGGCATTTCTGACCTCGAAAGGCGACAGCAATTCCGAGACGCTGGACAATCTGCGCGCAGCGGTCGGCGGATCGGGGATCGGAGCCGAGGGTGTGGAGGAACTGGCGCAGATCGCCGGAATGCTGGCGGCCATGGGCGTGGGCGAGGATCGGGCGGTGATCGATCCGTCCATCGTTCGCGGGCTTGGCTATTATACCGGGCCGGTTTTCGAGGCCGAACTGACCTTTGAAATCCTCGATGAAAAGGGCCGCAAGCGGCAGTTCGGCTCGGTCGCGGGGGGTGGTCGCTATGACGGGCTGGTCGAGCGGTTTACCGGCCAGAAGGTTCCGGCGACCGGCGTCAGCATCGGCGTGGACCGGCTGCTGGCGGCACTGCGCGCTAAGGGGCTGGCCGGGGCCGAGGACCGGGGACCGGTGGTCGTGACGGTGATGGATCGTGACCGGATGGCAGATTATCAGGCCATGGCTGCCGATCTGCGCGCGGCGGGAATCCGTGCCGAGGTTTATCTGGGCAATCCGAAGAACTTTGGCAACCAGTTGAAATATGCTGATAAACGCAGCGCTCCGGTGGCGATCATCCAGGGCGGCGACGAGGCGGCGCGGGGTGTCGTGCAGGTCAAGGATCTGGTGCTGGGCGCAAGGATCGCGCGTGATGCCAGCCATGAAGAGTGGAAATCCCAGCCCGCCCAGACCGAAGTCGCCCGCGCGGATCTGGTGGCGGAAGTGCGGCGGATCCTCGGATGA
- a CDS encoding ATP phosphoribosyltransferase regulatory subunit, which yields MIPKRDKQAVGQRFLAAFRDAGAVEVAPDILLPAETLLDLYGEDIRARAYVTTDPLRGEVMLRPDFTVPVVQMHMANGAEPARYCYLGEVFRKQDPGEERPAHQRDNEYLQAGFELFAHDTGADAEVFALFQRLLVPHGLVSVIGDMGLLVQAVRSLPLSGARRDAALHHIWRPGRFARLIERFSNPQPPRDLPAPSGHWAGLRSQDEMARRIVRLQADATEPPLPPEWPQRLERLFAIAAPLPEAIAALRGLAAEWSDLRPAVERIADRVAALTRLGIDCDAIRFDASHGRHTMEYYDGFTFSFVAPDRLEWPPVASGGRYDALTAVLGRGCGRAIPAVGGIIRPGLVAELEAGA from the coding sequence ATGATCCCCAAGCGCGACAAGCAGGCGGTGGGCCAGCGGTTTCTGGCGGCGTTCCGCGATGCCGGCGCGGTCGAGGTCGCGCCCGATATCCTGCTGCCCGCCGAGACGCTGCTGGACCTTTATGGCGAAGATATCCGCGCCCGCGCCTATGTCACCACCGACCCGCTGCGCGGCGAGGTGATGCTGCGCCCGGATTTCACCGTGCCGGTGGTGCAGATGCATATGGCGAACGGGGCCGAGCCTGCGCGCTACTGCTATCTGGGTGAGGTGTTTCGCAAGCAGGATCCGGGCGAAGAGCGTCCCGCCCATCAGCGCGACAATGAATATCTTCAGGCCGGGTTCGAGTTGTTCGCCCATGATACAGGCGCCGATGCCGAGGTTTTCGCGCTGTTCCAGCGGCTGCTGGTGCCGCATGGGCTGGTGTCGGTGATCGGCGATATGGGGTTGCTGGTGCAGGCCGTGCGCAGCCTGCCCCTGTCCGGCGCCCGCCGCGATGCCGCGCTGCATCACATCTGGCGGCCCGGTCGCTTCGCCCGGCTGATCGAGCGGTTCTCGAACCCGCAGCCGCCGCGTGATTTGCCGGCACCCTCGGGTCATTGGGCCGGGTTGCGCAGTCAGGACGAGATGGCGCGGCGCATTGTCCGCCTGCAGGCCGATGCCACCGAGCCACCCCTGCCGCCGGAATGGCCGCAGCGGCTGGAGCGGCTGTTTGCGATTGCGGCCCCCCTGCCCGAGGCAATCGCGGCTTTGCGCGGGCTGGCGGCGGAATGGTCTGATCTGCGCCCTGCGGTCGAGCGGATCGCGGATCGTGTCGCGGCCCTGACCAGGCTGGGAATCGATTGCGATGCGATCCGTTTCGATGCCAGCCACGGGCGGCACACGATGGAATATTACGACGGCTTCACCTTCAGCTTCGTGGCGCCGGACCGGCTGGAATGGCCGCCGGTGGCCTCGGGCGGGCGCTATGACGCACTGACGGCGGTGCTGGGGCGCGGCTGCGGGCGCGCGATCCCGGCGGTGGGCGGCATCATCCGCCCCGGACTGGTCGCGGAACTGGAGGCGGGCGCATGA